From the genome of Streptomyces sp. SID8374:
AACACCGCCGCCGTGATCGACGCCGACGGCTCCTACCTCGGCAAGTACCGCAAGCACCACATCCCGCAGGTCAAGGGGTTCTGGGAGAAGTTCTACTTCAAGCCCGGCAACGCCGGCTGGCCCGTCTTCGACACCGCCGTCGGCAAGGTCGGCGTCTACATCTGCTACGACCGGCACTTCCCCGAAGGGTGGCGCCAACTCGGACTCAACGGAGCCCAGTTGGTCTACAACCCGTCCGCCACCTCACGCGGCCTCTCCGGCTACCTCTGGCAGCTGGAACAGCCCGCGTCGGCCGTCGCCAACGAATACTTCGTCGCCGCGATCAACCGGGTCGGCCAGGAGGAGTACGGCGACAACGACTTCTACGGCACCAGCTACTTCGTCGACCCGCGCGGCCAGTTCGTCGGTGACGTCGCCAGCGACAAGGAGGAGGAACTCCTCGTCCGCGACCTGGACTTCGGCCTGATCGACGAGGTCCGCCAGCAGTGGGCGTTCTACCGGGACCGCAGGCCCGACGCCTACGACGGGCTGGTGGAGCCGTGAGCGGACTGTACGAGCGCCACCTGGCCGTCAGCCCCGAGTGGCTGGCCCTCTACTACCGCCACCCCATCGAACTCACCCACGGTGAGGGGCGGTACGTCTGGGACGCCGACGGCAACCGCTACCTGGACTTCTTCGGCGGCATCCTCACCACCATGACCGCCCACGCCCTGCCCGAGGTCACCAAGGCGGTCTCCGAGCAGGCCGGGCGGATCATCCACTCCTCCACGCTCTACCTCAACCGCCCCATGGTGGAGCTGGCCGAGCGGATCGCCACCCTCTCCGGCATCCCCGACGCCCGGGTCTTCTT
Proteins encoded in this window:
- a CDS encoding nitrilase-related carbon-nitrogen hydrolase — encoded protein: MSHVVRAALVQATWTGDTESMIAKHEDHAREAARQGAKIIGFQEVFNAPYFCQVQDPEHYRWAEPVPDGPTVRRMQDLARETGMVIVVPVFELEQSGFYYNTAAVIDADGSYLGKYRKHHIPQVKGFWEKFYFKPGNAGWPVFDTAVGKVGVYICYDRHFPEGWRQLGLNGAQLVYNPSATSRGLSGYLWQLEQPASAVANEYFVAAINRVGQEEYGDNDFYGTSYFVDPRGQFVGDVASDKEEELLVRDLDFGLIDEVRQQWAFYRDRRPDAYDGLVEP